From uncultured Desulfovibrio sp.:
AGAAGAGCGCGGTCATGGAAGTGGGCGTTTCCACCCTGCCTCCGCTGCCCGTGGATCTTTCCGACCGTAACCGCACAAGCCCCTTTGCCTTCACCGGCAACAAGTTTGAATTCCGCGCCGTGGGCTCCTCGCAGTCCGTGGCTCCGGTCAATATCGCCCTGAACGCGGCTGTTGCCAGCGCCCTGGACGACATTGCCACCGAACTTGAAGCTTCGGTTGCCGGCGGCACCGATCTGAACACGGCCCTGCAGTCTCTGCTGCCCCGCCTGTTCAAGGAACACATGCCCATCGTCTTTAACGGCAATGGCTACGCTGAATCCTGGGCTGAAGAAGCCGCCCGCCGCGGCTTGCCCAACTACAACAACACCGTTACCGCTCTTGAGCACTACAGCGATCCCGATGTCATGAACGTCTTCCTGCGTCACGGCATCCTGACCGAGCGTGAAATTCTCTCCCGTCAGGACATCCTGCTGGAAAACTACAGCAAGACCGTGTGCATTGAAGGCAATCTGTTGGCCGACATGATCCGCTCTTCCGTGCTGCCGCCCAGCATGGAAGCCCAGACCAGGGCCGCCGATGCGGTGGTTAAAACCCGTGCCGTGCTTGGCGACAAGGGCGCTGCAAGCGAAGAGGAATACTTTAACGCACTGCGCGGCCACATTGTTGCACTCCAGAAGGGTGTGGCGGTGCTGGAAAAGGCCGTGGAAAAAGCCCAGTGCACCGAAGGCGCGCTGGAACAGGCCAAGGCCGCTCGTGACGGCATCTTGCCCGCCATGACCGAATGCCGCACCCATGCAGACGCTCTTGAGCGCATGGTTGATGACAACCTGTGGGTTCTGCCCAAGTACGCAGAACTGCTCTGGGCTCACTAGGTCGTTAAGAAATAGTTGGGGGCAGGGGGTCTCATCCCGGGGGGGAAGATGGTCCCCTTGCCTCCGGCCCCTGCGGTTCTGCCGCAGGGAGCCACAGGCCTCGCCGTTCGCCGCAACGGACGGCGAAGGCCAGTGGTCATCAAGCGGAGAGTCTGGCGGCTCTCCGCTTTTTTTTGCGTCCTTAAACCGCCGCCGCACGTTGGATTCACGGCAGGCGCGCCGCACTGTGTTTACTTTTGCCTTGAATCAGAATAAATACTTATTTGTGATACTGCCAAGATAATTATGGGCAGCCTGTTTCGGCCCCCCGTATGATAAGGAGTATATATGGCTGCAACACTGCGCTTTACAAAAATGCAGGGCATCGGCAACGATTATGTCTATGTGAATGGCTTTGAAGAACGTGTCGAGAACCCCAACGACCTTGCCCGACAGATCAGCGACCGCCATTTCGGTGTCGGGTCTGACGGTCTTGTACTGATCCTGCCTTCCGGCACTTCAGACGTGCGCATGCGCATGTTCAACTCTGATGGTTCCGAGGCTGAAATGTGCGGCAATGCCATCCGCTGCGTGGGCAAATATGTTCACGACCACGGCATTCTTTCCAAGGATGTTATCCGCGTTGAAACCCGCGCCGGGGAAAAAATCGTCCGCCTGCTGTTTGAAGGCGGCGAGGTCTGCGGCGCTACGGTTGATATGGGCGAACCCGTGCTGACCCCGGCCAACATTCCAGTGCTGGTCGAGGGCGACACAAGCGCCCAGCGTTTTGTGGCCCGCCCCGTCGAGGTTGACGGCGCAGGCTACGATATTACCGCTGTTTCCATGGGCAATCCGCATGCGGTTGTGTTCATGAAAGGCATTGACGACCTTGATCTGCCCAAGATCGGCCCCAGTTTTGAGCACCACAGGCTGTTTCCGCAGCGCACCAACACCGAATTTGTGGAAGTGATCTCTTCCACCAAGGTGAGAATGCGCGTGTGGGAACGCGGCGCGGGCGAAACCCTTGCCTGCGGCACCGGCGCATGCGCCGTTGCGGTTGCCTGCGTGCTCAACAACCTTACCGGGCGCGAGCTTGACGTGGAACTCAAAGGCGGCACCCTGCACATCCATTGGGACGAAATTTCCAACCATGTCTACATGACCGGCGGAGCCGTCACCGTCTTCACCGGCATATACCACATCTGATTCAGAGGAATGTGATGACCAGCGTAAACAGCAATTTTCTCAAGCTGCAAAGCAACTATCTTTTTGCGGAAATAGCCCGCAAGGTCGCCTCCTTCAAGGAAGCCAACCCCGAAAAGCGCGTCATCAGCCTGGGCATTGGCGATGTGACCCGCCCCCTTGCCCCTGCCGTTGTTGCGGCGCTGCACAAGGCTGCGGACGATATGGGCGATGCCGCTACGTTTCACGGGTACGGCCCGGAACAGGGCTATGCCTTTTTGCGCGAAATCATCGCGGAACACGACTACAAGGCGCGCGGTGTTGATCTGAGCCCCGACGAAGTGTTCGTGAGCGACGGCGCCAAGTCGGACGTGGGCAATTTTCAGGAGCTTTTTGCCGCTGACAGCATTGTGGCAGTGACTGACCCAGTCTACCCCGTCTATGTGGATTCCAACGCCATGGCGGGCCGTTCCGGCGAATTTGACGGCAAGCAGTGGGACAGGCTCGTGTACCTGCCCTGCCTCAAGGAAAACGACTTTGTGCCGGACTTTCCCAAAACCCGGCCCGACATCATCTATCTGTGCTACCCCAACAACCCCACGGGCACAGTGCTTTCGCGTCAGGCGCTTCAGGGTTGGGTCGACTACGCCCGCCGCGAAGGCTGCGTCATTCTGTATGACTCCGCTTACGAGGCGTATATCACCGACAGTTCTGTTCCCCACAGCATTTACGAACTTGAGGGTGCGCAGGAAGTGGCCGTGGAATTCCGCAGCTTCTCCAAAACCGCTGGCTTCACCGGCCTGCGTTGCGCCTACACGGTTGTACCCAAGGCGCTCCAGGTCAGCGATGCCAAGGGCGGCAAGGTTGCGCTCAACGGCCTCTGGAACCGCCGCCAGTGCACCAAGTACAACGGCTGCCCCTACATTGTGCAGCGGGCCGCTGCCGCCACCTACAGCCCGGAAGGCCGGGCGCAGGTCATGGACGTTATCCACGGCTACCAGCGCAATGCAGAAAGCCTGCGCAACGCAGTAACCGGCATGGGCCTTTCCGTCTACGGCGGCGTCAATGCTCCCTACATCTGGGTGAGCGTGCCTGACGGTATGACCTCCTGGGGATTCTTTGACCACGTGCTGAACAATACGGCTCTTGTGTGCACACCCGGCGCTGGCTTTGGCGCTTCTGGCGAAGGCTATGTGCGCCTGACGGCCTTCGGCTCCCCTGCTGATACGGAAGAAGCCATCAAGCGCCTTGCCTCACTGAGCTAGGTGTATGGCGCGCTCAGCGCGCCTCTAGAGCAACGAAACAAGCATCCGCAGGCCTAACCTCGGTTGCCGCAAAATAGCAGAAAGCCCGTTTCTTAGAGGATGTGATGAGCATCCCCCAAGAAACGGGCTTTCTCCACTTCAAATGATAACAGAATACTATGGTTCAGGATTATCTGGAGATGCCAGGGAGCATTCCCTTACTGCTGGCCCATATGACAACTTGAATTGATTAACTACGCCAGAAAAAGGTATCCCGCCACCCGGGCAAAAATGGCGGAATACCTGACTCCTGAACGCTAAACTGGAATAATCACAGATCAGGAGGTTGCCGACAGACAGCGTGAACCAACTTTCACGCCATCACTACGCTACCAGCCCCTGTGGATTCCAGCCTACCGATTCAGCAGTCTATTTCTTACCTTTACGGCAGATTCGTTCACATTATATTTTCAAGAGACCCTGATCATCAAAAACTCGACGAGTTCTTTTCTCTTACCGCTCGAATTGGCTGCAAAAACATTAAGTACAGGAATAGCTGGTTACATACACATTCATATTAGATAGCCAAAACATCCATATTGTCTGACTGCTGTCGGTGCAATATATATATTTATGAGCGAGTCAAACTTATTCTTAACTTATTTTGGTATGCCTTACTTTCACCAACGTGTGTTCATGCTTTTTTTGAAAACTACTTTTTCTGGCAGTTACACAAGAAATTATTATTTATACTTTATTTTTCAACATACCTAACATCAAAAAATAAATAATTTTTCTCAATATTTGCTAAAAATACCATCTCATAGACTGATAAATTTTTTACATAAATTGTATAGACACATATTACTATTCAGACGATTTAATGGCTTGTAATTTTCACAGATCTTTTTATCGCGCTTTATACACTATTTTTATGGGTACATGCATTAAAAAACAAAGCAGCTTGCTATGTTAAATTAGCCAGAGCTACCGGGTACACTTTTACAGATGCCTGTTCGTGCCACCACGCCATGGTGTTTATTGGTTTAGCAAGATCAATCTGGACATTGTGAGCATAGGATTAAGTCCTTGCAGACACCTTGCCGACGACTGCCAGCCATCAAACGGCGACAGATAAAACCGGGCACTGTCGGCAACTAACCAGAAATGATTCTTCAAAATTTAAAAGCAGAGAGCCGCGCGATGGAAATGAAGAAGGGAAAAACAAAAAAAGGGCTTACGGTGGTTACCGTAAACCCTTGATTTTGCTGGTCGGGATGGCGCGATTTGAACGCGCGGCCTCAGCGTCCCGAACGCTGCGCTCTAGCCAAGCTGAGCCACATCCCGTTGAGAGAGGGAACATAAGCGAGACTGAGTAGTTTGGCAAGTAATTTTTTATTTGTAAAAAAATAATGCCTGACGTAGCATACAAAAACTAGATAGAGAGAGAATTTTTTGGAGTGAGCTTATCCTATGATCAGTGTCCTCGTGGTTGATGATTCAACCTTTATGCGCAACACCATTACTTCACTTCTGGAGCAGGATTCTGAAATCAAGGTTGTGGGCACGGCCCGCAACGGTCAGGAGGCCCTGGAAAAAGCCGAAGAACTCGATCCGGACGTAATGACGCTTGATGTTGACCTCCCAAGGCTTGATGGCCTTGGAGTTTTGCAACAGTTGATGAAAAAGACTCCGATTCCCGTGCTGATGGTCAGCTCTCTCACACAGAGCGGCGCAGAAAGCACATTAAAGGCGTTAGAGTACGGCGCTCTTGATTTTATTCCTAAAACCATGAGCTGCGACCGGGAGTGTTTTGGGGCGGAACTGCAGCGCAAGGTGCGGGCCATCGCACGGCGTAAAACCATCATCAAACTCAAGTACAGGCGCATCAACCAGATTCAGGTTCCGGTTCCACGCCCTCAACCTTCGCAACCTGCGGATTATGTGCAAACGCCCTGCACCGGGCCGCGCGATCTGGTTGTAATCGGCGTATCCACCGGTGGGCCGCCAGTGGTGCAAAAGATTCTTTCAGCACTGCCTGCGGATCTTCCGGCCTGCATACTTATTGCGCAGCATATGCCGGCGGCTTTTACAAATCCGTTTGCCAAGCGTCTCGACAGTGTTTGCAAGATCGGCGTTACCGAAGCCCAGGATGGTGACAAGTTTAAAACCGGCCATGCGTATGTCTGCCCTGGCGGCAAACACTTGGGCATTCGCATGCGCGGCCCGTTGCCAGAAATCTTTGTTGCAGAAGAACCACGCGATGCCCTTTACAAACCTTCGGCAAACGTGCTTTTTGAAACTGCGGGCAAAGCAATGGGAAGACGCACGCTTGGCGCAATTCTCACCGGAATGGGTTCAGACGGATGCGAAGGGGCCAAGGTTCTTAAAGAGAAGGGCGGCTGCCTTATAGCGCAAAATGAGGCATCCTGTGTCGTTTACGGTATGCCCAAGGCGATTGTAGACAACAAGCTCGCCAACCTCATTCTTGATGTGGACGATATTGCCAACGCCATCATAACAACGGTCAGAGGCTGACCCCACCGTAGCAGGACATGACTATGAACATGGAAAATCCACAGCACAAAGCAATTCTTGAAGCCCTGAAGTCGGGCGAAAATGACGCGATTCGCGACGCGGCATTCAGCGCTGGCGATCAGGGCCTCCAGGATGCCGTTCCCATGCTCTGCGAACACATCAAAAGCCCAAGTGTGGGCGTACAGGAAGCAGCGGAATACGCCCTGCGCAAAATTCGCGGGCCACAGGTGGTTGTAGCTCTGCTGCCGCTCCTGAGCAGCGACGAAGCCCCCGTGCGCAACGTGGCCATGGACATTCTGCGCGAAATCGGCTCGGACAGCATTGAGAGCATTCAGCCCTACCTGCAGCACGACGATGCGGACCTGCGGATATTTATCACAGATATTCTGGGATACTGCCGTACGCATCAGTCCTGTCTGCTGCTCTGCCGCGCCCTGCTCAAAGATCCGGAAGTGAATGTGCGTTATCAGGCTGCTGTGAGCCTTGGCACACTGGCTTTTCCCGAAGCCGTCAACTCCCTGTGCCAGGCCATGCACGATGAGGAATGGGTGCAGTTTGCCGTGGTGGAAGCCCTTGCGAAAATCAAGGACTACTCCGCCGCCAGCGCTCTTGTGAAACTGCTTTCGCAGGCCTCGTCCCTTGTGAGTTCGGCCATTGTGGACGCCCTTGGCGATATGGGCGATGTAAAGTCCATTCCCCTGCTCTTCAGTTCGCTTGAAAATGTTCGCGAAGCCCTGCGCCACAAGATTGTCAAAGCTATCGTGCAGATTCTCAACGGGCGCGGCTTGTCGCTGCTGGCTGGCAAATCGCAGGAGAGGCTGCGTTCCTACCTGCTCGACGCCCTTACAGACAATGACGAAGACATTTTGCTGGCCTCCCTGCAAGGCCTGAGTGCCATTGGCTCGGACGCGTGCACCGAAGACATCATCAACATGGCTGCCACCCTCGACAGGGAACGCCAGGATGAACTCTATGAAGCCGCCATCAAGGCCATAGCCGCCATCGGCTACAATGACTCCGTGCGCGATGCCCTGAACAGCGTTGATGAATCGCGCACCCTGCTGGCAATGGAGGCCTGTCATCTTATGGCAGACCGCCGTTGCGTGCCTGATCTCAAGAATGTTTTCTGGGATGCCAGCCCGGAACTGCAGCGCATGGCGGCAGCGGAACTGGCTCAGCTTGGCGATTGCGCCGACTCCCCATTCTTTGTAACAATCATGAATGATTCAGAAGATGCAGAAGTTCTTAAGAGCGCACTGGTCTTCTTTGGCAACCAGCCCACCTGCCCTGACGTGGAAGACCTTGTCTTCGCCCAGCTGGATCACCGCTATGTGGACGTTAAGGAAATGGCGCTGGAAGCCTGCATCAATCTGCACAGCGCCAAGCTGAACGAGCGCTTCAAGGAGCGCGCCAAGAGCGAAGACCCCCTGCAGCGCATGATGGCCGTGTATGCCCTTGGCCGTTACGGCATTGTGGAAAATCTGTCTGAAATAACGGCAGCGCTTGACGATGAATCGCCCCGCATACGGCAGGTGGCGGTGGAATCCTTCCAGAGTCTTGGCGAACAGGCCGAGGGATATCTGCCCCTGCTGCTGCCCCGCCTTTCAGATGAAGACAAGGATGTCCGTCTTGCAGTGATTGACCTGCTTGGGCAAATCGCTTCCCCAACTGTGCTGCCCTACATTCTCAATGGGCTTGATGACGAAAACGAATGGGTTCGCATACGCGCTGTTGATGCGCTGGGCATGCACAAGGTTGCCAATGCCGTTCCGCAACTGGCGCAAATGCTTGAGAATTCAAGCCCCATGGTGGCCCTCAAAATTATTGAGGCTCTCGGTAAAATCGGCGGCAATGTGGCCTTTAGCGTGCTGCTGGGTTTGATGAATCATGAAGACCCAGATATCCAGCATGCAGCGGAAGAAGCGGTGGCAACGATCCAGGCCGAACAGGAGTAGGTATGTCTCAGCCCCCTACGTTATTTCCCAAAAGCCCGCTCGGCTCTGCCCAGAATAGCGGCAACGGCTCATCTGCTGGCGGCGCGGCTACTCCCGCAGAGCAACGTCCACGGTTTAGCGTGACGCCAACGCCCGGGGCAGCGCCTGCCGCTCCGGCTGCCAAACCCGTTGCGCCCGCCCCGGCCTCGCCATTCAGAACAACAGTTCCTGCCCCTGCAAGCCCGGCGCAAGGCACAGGCCTGACAGGTTCTGCATTCCGCACACCTGCGGGTGCAGGCGCTGGCACAGGCTTGGGGGGCACACAGCCAGCAGGCGGTGCCACCAGCCCAACTGTGCCTGCGGCAACACGCCCGCCCCTTGGACAATCCGGCCTGGGACAATCCGGCCTTGGTCAGACCGCATCCGGGCTGTCTGGAGCCACAACCCGGCCTCCTCTCGGGCAAACTGGTCTTGGACAATCAGGGCTAGGCCAGTCAGGCCTGGGGCAAACAGCAAGGCCTCCGTTGGGGTCTGCCCTGCCGCCGCGCACAGCAAGCCCCGCGCCTGCTGCGGGCGGCTTTGGTGCCACACGGTCCGCGCAAAGTGCACCCGCGACCAGCGCCATGCGCCCGCCGCTCACGCCTGCTGCGGCTTTTCGCTCGCCCACGCAAGCGGCAGAAAACACCCGCGCAGCCTCGCCCTTTCGCAAGGATTTGCAGATATCGGACGAAGAATTTCTGCAACTGCGCGATTTCATCTATCAGCAGTGCGGCATTTTCATTGCTGAAAACAGAAAGTACCTTGTTGAGAATCGGCTTTCAAACCGCATCAAGGAACTGAACCTCAAAAGTTACAGCGACTATTACAACTTTCTGCGCTTTGACGGCAGCCGCCGCACAGAACTCACCAAGCTTTTTGAAGTGGTGACAACCAACGAGACAAGCTTTTTCCGCAATCCGCCGCAGCTTGAAGTTTTTCAAAAAAGTGTGCTGCCCGACATACTTGACCAGTGCCGCAAGGCTGGGCGCAAAAAGCTGCGCATCTGGTCGGCTGGCTGTTCCACGGGCGAAGAACCCTACACGCTCGCCATCATATTGTGTGAGGTTCTGAAAAGTGAACTTTCCAGCTGGGACATCAAGATCACAGCCAACGACCTTTCCGAGGCCGTATTGGCTGCTGCCCGCCGGGGTGTTTACAACGATTATGCCCTGCGCACGACCCCCAAGGAAATTGTGGACGCTTACTTTATCAAGGAAGACACGCAATACAGGGTCAAGCCGGAACTGAAGTCGCTCATTTCCTTTGGGCCCATTAACCTCAACGAGAGGGAACAGCTCAAACGTATTGAAAAATCGCAGATTGTTTTCTGCCGCAACGTTATCATCTATTTTGACGATGAAATGAAGCGCAAGGTTATCAACGCCTTTTACGACAACCTTGAAATCAACGGCGCTTTGCTTATCGGGCATTCCGAATCCCTGCACAACATCAGCCGCGCGTTCCAGCTTGAACACCACAAGGGAACCATTGTTTACAGAAAAATGAGCTGATACTGATACCATGTGTGCAAAAATTCTGGCTATTGCCAATCAAAAAGGGGGCGTCGGCAAAACCACGACATCCATTTCGCTGAGCAGCGCGCTTGCCCGCATGGGGAAAAAAGTTCTTGTTCTTGATCTTGATCCCCACGCCTGCGCCACGTTGCATGCGAGAATATACCCCGAAGGCATCGCTTGCAGCCTGCATGATCTTTTTCTTGCGCAGGAAGATGCCTGGCCCGTGATCTGGCCTGACCTTATCCATGTGCAGGCGCTGCCGGGAATGGACGTGGCGCCGGGCAGTATACGGCTTTCAGAGCTTGAAGTTGACTTTCGCGAGCGTCAGGCCAAGGGAAGTGTGCTCCTCCGCAGCCTCACGCATGTGCGCGATGAATACGATTACATAATTCTGGATTGTCCGCCCCATGTGGGCATTCTGCTGGTCAATGCGCTGGTTGCCGCAGACCTGCTGATAATTCCGATCCAGACAGATTTTCTTGCCTTGCACGGGCTTAAGCTGCTGTTCGACACGCTGCACACGTTGAACAAGGCTCTGGGCAGGTCCGTACGCTACCGGGCGGTGCCCACCATGTACGACAGAAGAGCAAAAGCCTGCACACGGGTACTTGAACTGATGCGGCGCAAAATGGGGCAATCCATGTTCTCAACGGTCATTGGGGTGGACACGCACTTTCGCGAGGCCAGCGCCCAGGGGTGCACCATTTATGATATCGACGCCCGCTCAAAGGGTGCGCTCGGGTATAATTCGCTTGCAGAAGAAGTGGTAAAGCTATGGTAAAAACGCCCGAAGAGTACTTTGCAGACCAGTGCCTGGCCGTGCCGCAGGCGGCAGACGCAACGCTGAGCGTTGCGGAACAGGCCTTTGTGCAAAAATATCTGGGCAGCGATGCATTGCAGACCATGCCGGTGCTTGAGCCGGAACAGGTGATGGCTGGCGCAGCTGGAGAATCAAAAGACCATACGCGCCATTCCCGTCATGGCGGACATGCAGAGGCAGAAGCAGCCCGGCCTTCCTTGCGCACACGGCTTGCGGCAGAAGAACAGGTACAGATGGTTTCGTTCTATGTGCGCGAGCAGGTTTTTTTGCTGCCAGTACCGGTAATTGTCGAGGTGCTGCGCTACATGCC
This genomic window contains:
- the dapF gene encoding diaminopimelate epimerase; translated protein: MAATLRFTKMQGIGNDYVYVNGFEERVENPNDLARQISDRHFGVGSDGLVLILPSGTSDVRMRMFNSDGSEAEMCGNAIRCVGKYVHDHGILSKDVIRVETRAGEKIVRLLFEGGEVCGATVDMGEPVLTPANIPVLVEGDTSAQRFVARPVEVDGAGYDITAVSMGNPHAVVFMKGIDDLDLPKIGPSFEHHRLFPQRTNTEFVEVISSTKVRMRVWERGAGETLACGTGACAVAVACVLNNLTGRELDVELKGGTLHIHWDEISNHVYMTGGAVTVFTGIYHI
- a CDS encoding LL-diaminopimelate aminotransferase, whose translation is MTSVNSNFLKLQSNYLFAEIARKVASFKEANPEKRVISLGIGDVTRPLAPAVVAALHKAADDMGDAATFHGYGPEQGYAFLREIIAEHDYKARGVDLSPDEVFVSDGAKSDVGNFQELFAADSIVAVTDPVYPVYVDSNAMAGRSGEFDGKQWDRLVYLPCLKENDFVPDFPKTRPDIIYLCYPNNPTGTVLSRQALQGWVDYARREGCVILYDSAYEAYITDSSVPHSIYELEGAQEVAVEFRSFSKTAGFTGLRCAYTVVPKALQVSDAKGGKVALNGLWNRRQCTKYNGCPYIVQRAAAATYSPEGRAQVMDVIHGYQRNAESLRNAVTGMGLSVYGGVNAPYIWVSVPDGMTSWGFFDHVLNNTALVCTPGAGFGASGEGYVRLTAFGSPADTEEAIKRLASLS
- a CDS encoding chemotaxis response regulator protein-glutamate methylesterase, which produces MISVLVVDDSTFMRNTITSLLEQDSEIKVVGTARNGQEALEKAEELDPDVMTLDVDLPRLDGLGVLQQLMKKTPIPVLMVSSLTQSGAESTLKALEYGALDFIPKTMSCDRECFGAELQRKVRAIARRKTIIKLKYRRINQIQVPVPRPQPSQPADYVQTPCTGPRDLVVIGVSTGGPPVVQKILSALPADLPACILIAQHMPAAFTNPFAKRLDSVCKIGVTEAQDGDKFKTGHAYVCPGGKHLGIRMRGPLPEIFVAEEPRDALYKPSANVLFETAGKAMGRRTLGAILTGMGSDGCEGAKVLKEKGGCLIAQNEASCVVYGMPKAIVDNKLANLILDVDDIANAIITTVRG
- a CDS encoding HEAT repeat domain-containing protein, producing MNMENPQHKAILEALKSGENDAIRDAAFSAGDQGLQDAVPMLCEHIKSPSVGVQEAAEYALRKIRGPQVVVALLPLLSSDEAPVRNVAMDILREIGSDSIESIQPYLQHDDADLRIFITDILGYCRTHQSCLLLCRALLKDPEVNVRYQAAVSLGTLAFPEAVNSLCQAMHDEEWVQFAVVEALAKIKDYSAASALVKLLSQASSLVSSAIVDALGDMGDVKSIPLLFSSLENVREALRHKIVKAIVQILNGRGLSLLAGKSQERLRSYLLDALTDNDEDILLASLQGLSAIGSDACTEDIINMAATLDRERQDELYEAAIKAIAAIGYNDSVRDALNSVDESRTLLAMEACHLMADRRCVPDLKNVFWDASPELQRMAAAELAQLGDCADSPFFVTIMNDSEDAEVLKSALVFFGNQPTCPDVEDLVFAQLDHRYVDVKEMALEACINLHSAKLNERFKERAKSEDPLQRMMAVYALGRYGIVENLSEITAALDDESPRIRQVAVESFQSLGEQAEGYLPLLLPRLSDEDKDVRLAVIDLLGQIASPTVLPYILNGLDDENEWVRIRAVDALGMHKVANAVPQLAQMLENSSPMVALKIIEALGKIGGNVAFSVLLGLMNHEDPDIQHAAEEAVATIQAEQE
- a CDS encoding protein-glutamate O-methyltransferase CheR encodes the protein MQISDEEFLQLRDFIYQQCGIFIAENRKYLVENRLSNRIKELNLKSYSDYYNFLRFDGSRRTELTKLFEVVTTNETSFFRNPPQLEVFQKSVLPDILDQCRKAGRKKLRIWSAGCSTGEEPYTLAIILCEVLKSELSSWDIKITANDLSEAVLAAARRGVYNDYALRTTPKEIVDAYFIKEDTQYRVKPELKSLISFGPINLNEREQLKRIEKSQIVFCRNVIIYFDDEMKRKVINAFYDNLEINGALLIGHSESLHNISRAFQLEHHKGTIVYRKMS
- a CDS encoding ParA family protein, translating into MCAKILAIANQKGGVGKTTTSISLSSALARMGKKVLVLDLDPHACATLHARIYPEGIACSLHDLFLAQEDAWPVIWPDLIHVQALPGMDVAPGSIRLSELEVDFRERQAKGSVLLRSLTHVRDEYDYIILDCPPHVGILLVNALVAADLLIIPIQTDFLALHGLKLLFDTLHTLNKALGRSVRYRAVPTMYDRRAKACTRVLELMRRKMGQSMFSTVIGVDTHFREASAQGCTIYDIDARSKGALGYNSLAEEVVKLW
- a CDS encoding chemotaxis protein CheW, with the protein product MVKTPEEYFADQCLAVPQAADATLSVAEQAFVQKYLGSDALQTMPVLEPEQVMAGAAGESKDHTRHSRHGGHAEAEAARPSLRTRLAAEEQVQMVSFYVREQVFLLPVPVIVEVLRYMPLTRLPMAPPFIAGVVNLRGKVTPLLHLDALLTTDQTKRYTEKSFIIVCGTEDMQLGLIIDKIHTMYMVSKDSISWNIEAQLGEGADFLCGLANIKERLHGIIDPELIVEKLIEV